The stretch of DNA TCGTTTCCAAAAACAATTTGTCCGTATTTCGTAATTTAAAGTATAATAAATAAATGGTTTCTCACGGATTAAAAATAGCGATTAACGGTTTTGGCCGGATCGGCCGGATATTTTTCCGGCAGGCTATCGGCGTGCCGGATATTGAAATATTGGCGATCAATGATTTGGGCAGTTTGGAAAACATCGCTTATCTTTTAAAATACGATTCTGTTTACGGCCGTTTTGAAAAAGAGATTAAAATCAAGAATGGAATTTTAATCGTGGATGGCCGGAAGATTAAATTTTTCAGCGAAAAAGATCCCGGCCGGCTTCCTTGGAAAGAATTGGGAATAGACGTGGTGGTGGAATCAACCGGCGTTTTTGATTCCTATGAAAAAGCCGAGCCGCATCTGAAAGCCGGAGCAAAGAGAGTGGTGATTACGGCGCCAGCCAAAGACAGCGGCCTGACCAAAACCGCCACGCCTAATGTGGGAGTTGATTTTCTAAAAACCGGCTTAATCACTTCCAACGCTTCTTGCACGACTAACGCTGTGACGCCGGTAGCGGCGGTGATGATGCAAAATCCCGGCGTTAAAAAAGCGATTTTAAACACGGCGCACGGTTATACCGCGACTCAAGGAATAGTGGATGGTCCGGCCGGAAAAGATTTTCGCCGCGGCCGCGCCGCGGGGGCGAACATTATTCCTTCATCTACGGGCGCGGGGGAAGCCGCGGTTAAAGCCATTCCCGCTTTGAAAGGAAAATTTGACGGCGTGGCGATTCGGGTGCCGGTGATTTCCGGTTCTCTGGCTGATTTTACTTTTTTGGCGGAGAGAAAAACCTCGGCCAAAGAAATTAATGATATTTTTCGCGCCGCCGCCGCGGAGCCGGCTTGGCAAGGAATTTTAACCGTCACCGAAGAGCCGCTCGTTTCCTCGGATATTTTAAGGCAGCCGTTCGGCGCGATCGTTGATTTGGCGATGACCCGGGTGGTGGACGGCGA from Candidatus Niyogibacteria bacterium encodes:
- a CDS encoding type I glyceraldehyde-3-phosphate dehydrogenase, whose amino-acid sequence is MVSHGLKIAINGFGRIGRIFFRQAIGVPDIEILAINDLGSLENIAYLLKYDSVYGRFEKEIKIKNGILIVDGRKIKFFSEKDPGRLPWKELGIDVVVESTGVFDSYEKAEPHLKAGAKRVVITAPAKDSGLTKTATPNVGVDFLKTGLITSNASCTTNAVTPVAAVMMQNPGVKKAILNTAHGYTATQGIVDGPAGKDFRRGRAAGANIIPSSTGAGEAAVKAIPALKGKFDGVAIRVPVISGSLADFTFLAERKTSAKEINDIFRAAAAEPAWQGILTVTEEPLVSSDILRQPFGAIVDLAMTRVVDGDLVKVFSWYDNEWGYGAMLLKHVEALKTLLL